In Acetomicrobium sp. S15 = DSM 107314, a single genomic region encodes these proteins:
- a CDS encoding CaiB/BaiF CoA transferase family protein, producing the protein MTKTLEDLVVLDFSRVLAGPFCTMMLCDLGATVIKVERPDSGDDSRTYTPFVKGESAYFMSINRGKKSITLDLKHPKGKEIALELAKRSDVLVENFKPGVMDNLGLGYEALKEINPRLVYASISGFGYTGPYSERPAYDLIIQGMGGIMSITGPDEHHPTKVGSSIADIFAGLFAAIGILSALHNRELTGRGQWVDVAMLDAMVAVLENAVSRYLATGNVPKPIGNRHPSIAPFCSVETTDGFINIACGNDELWRRFCRIVGLDRLADDPRFLTNADRVKNFSELEPLINEATRKRASAEWLKLLEEAKVPCGPINDIASVVKDPQVAAREMLVEVLHPVAGVLKLPGVPIKLSGTPASIAGPAPLLGQHTEEVLSGMLGMGRGEIEKLKEEGAI; encoded by the coding sequence ATGACCAAAACTTTGGAGGATTTAGTGGTATTGGACTTCAGCCGAGTGCTGGCGGGCCCTTTTTGCACCATGATGCTTTGCGACCTTGGGGCTACGGTCATAAAAGTAGAGAGGCCCGACAGTGGCGACGATTCCCGCACATATACCCCTTTCGTTAAAGGTGAAAGCGCCTATTTCATGAGCATCAACCGCGGCAAGAAGAGCATAACGTTGGACTTGAAGCACCCGAAGGGCAAAGAGATCGCTTTAGAGCTCGCAAAGAGATCCGACGTCTTAGTAGAGAATTTCAAACCGGGGGTTATGGACAACTTAGGCCTCGGTTACGAGGCGCTGAAGGAGATAAACCCGCGCCTGGTTTACGCTTCGATCTCTGGCTTCGGATACACCGGCCCCTATAGCGAGCGCCCCGCCTACGACCTCATCATCCAGGGTATGGGCGGCATCATGAGCATAACCGGCCCTGACGAACATCACCCGACCAAGGTGGGCAGTTCTATCGCCGACATCTTTGCCGGCCTGTTTGCGGCCATAGGCATACTCTCGGCCCTCCACAATAGGGAGCTCACCGGTCGCGGGCAGTGGGTGGACGTGGCTATGCTCGATGCCATGGTAGCGGTGCTGGAGAACGCCGTATCGCGGTATTTGGCTACAGGCAACGTCCCCAAGCCCATAGGCAACCGTCACCCTTCGATAGCGCCTTTCTGCTCCGTCGAGACCACTGATGGATTTATAAACATAGCCTGCGGCAACGACGAGTTGTGGCGGCGTTTCTGCCGCATCGTCGGGTTGGATCGCCTTGCAGATGATCCTCGCTTTTTGACGAATGCGGATCGCGTCAAGAACTTCTCGGAGTTGGAGCCCCTGATAAACGAAGCCACCCGCAAGAGGGCTTCGGCCGAATGGCTAAAACTCTTGGAGGAGGCAAAAGTCCCGTGCGGTCCGATAAACGATATAGCCTCGGTAGTTAAGGATCCGCAGGTGGCCGCGCGAGAGATGCTCGTTGAGGTCCTTCACCCGGTCGCCGGCGTTTTGAAGCTGCCCGGTGTGCCGATCAAGCTTTCGGGTACGCCGGCTTCCATAGCGGGGCCGGCCCCCCTGTTGGGCCAGCACACAGAGGAAGTGCTCAGCGGGATGTTGGGCATGGGGCGCGGCGAGATAGAAAAACTCAAGGAAGAGGGCGCGATTTGA
- a CDS encoding DUF2877 domain-containing protein — protein MSFAGRSSDWQMAPLRFVVAERHKSVINLRSRAGRRYSVVTECGDMGPRSVLSKRLPHWNVGEDVTVFAEAIAVCYDPEIPTSPPSRRWRPLWLEWLDFLAEPPLDVVGKELIEGGLSSVAGMGPGLTPAGDDLLAGYMTATKLRGETVPAQIFPERDTTTWLSFDILRDAFAGLVWRRIKDLCDALAGERASLLEESLISCLAMGHTSGKAYLAGMALGFEA, from the coding sequence TTGAGCTTTGCGGGAAGGAGCTCTGATTGGCAGATGGCGCCGCTTCGCTTCGTCGTCGCAGAGCGCCATAAGAGCGTGATAAATCTACGAAGCAGAGCGGGAAGACGCTACAGTGTGGTTACAGAGTGTGGGGATATGGGGCCTCGGTCTGTATTGTCCAAGCGCCTACCCCATTGGAATGTGGGCGAAGATGTGACAGTTTTCGCAGAGGCGATAGCTGTATGCTACGACCCGGAGATCCCCACGTCCCCTCCGTCGAGGCGATGGCGCCCTCTGTGGCTTGAATGGCTCGACTTTTTGGCGGAGCCTCCGCTCGACGTCGTAGGGAAAGAGCTCATAGAGGGGGGTCTTTCCTCTGTCGCCGGCATGGGCCCGGGTTTGACGCCGGCCGGCGACGATCTCCTCGCCGGTTATATGACGGCGACTAAGTTGAGGGGCGAGACGGTGCCAGCTCAGATCTTTCCCGAAAGAGACACCACTACATGGCTCTCTTTCGATATCCTCCGCGATGCCTTTGCCGGATTGGTTTGGAGGCGCATCAAAGATCTCTGTGATGCCTTGGCTGGCGAAAGGGCATCCTTGCTCGAAGAGAGTTTGATCTCTTGTCTGGCCATGGGCCACACATCCGGCAAAGCGTATCTTGCCGGTATGGCCCTGGGTTTTGAGGCTTAA
- the fdrA gene encoding acyl-CoA synthetase FdrA — protein MLLQRIHVEKGAYYDSVTLMLVARELQGMEGIEEASLNMATEANLKILASAGFDVSGIQAGQSDLLIAVRGDGSVLEAAIERARELLKNPPGRKSTPGEYRPKSLDGALSILPEANIALISIAGRYAGDEADECLDAGLHVMLYSDNVPIEKEIALKHKAKEKGLLVMGPDCGTAVIRGVGLGFANACPTGPVGLVAAAGTGLQEVHVQLARRGVGVLHAIGTGGRDVKEEVGGITFLMGLEALLCDDEIQVVALIGKPPAPSVEERILKILEGGKKPAAVGFIGGKASGDRPPLYLCRELEETAAVAAALANGKAPSSVREELFKSYERLKEKAASMRRKGFIRGLYSGGTLCYEAQLIAASLIGPVYSNAPLEPEMKLADSLKSRGHTMVDYGEDEFTQGRLHPMMDSTFRAERLMFESEDPDVGVILFDCVLGYGCHSNPAGQMAEAVEKARKKRGDRIAYVAYVCGVDADPQDAAGQRKILEEAGVTVCDSNAEAARLACYIVG, from the coding sequence ATGCTGTTGCAGCGAATTCACGTTGAAAAAGGCGCATATTATGACAGCGTGACGCTGATGCTCGTGGCAAGGGAATTACAAGGCATGGAGGGAATAGAAGAGGCGTCTTTGAACATGGCCACAGAGGCCAACCTGAAGATTTTGGCCTCCGCCGGGTTTGACGTGTCAGGCATTCAAGCCGGCCAGAGCGATCTTCTGATCGCCGTCCGCGGCGACGGATCGGTTTTAGAAGCGGCGATCGAAAGGGCGCGCGAGCTTTTGAAAAATCCGCCGGGCCGCAAGAGCACCCCAGGGGAGTATAGGCCCAAGAGCTTAGATGGTGCCCTTTCTATCCTTCCGGAGGCCAATATAGCCCTCATTTCCATAGCGGGCCGCTATGCCGGAGACGAGGCCGATGAGTGCCTCGACGCGGGGCTTCACGTGATGCTTTATTCGGACAATGTTCCCATAGAGAAAGAAATAGCGCTGAAACACAAGGCCAAAGAGAAAGGCCTTCTCGTGATGGGTCCGGATTGCGGCACCGCTGTGATCCGAGGGGTTGGACTCGGCTTTGCGAATGCCTGTCCCACCGGCCCAGTGGGGTTGGTCGCGGCGGCCGGTACCGGTCTGCAGGAGGTGCACGTTCAATTGGCGCGCAGGGGGGTAGGCGTGCTCCATGCCATCGGCACCGGAGGCAGAGATGTGAAGGAAGAGGTAGGGGGCATCACGTTTTTGATGGGTTTAGAGGCGTTGCTTTGCGATGATGAGATCCAGGTTGTGGCACTCATCGGCAAGCCGCCGGCCCCGAGCGTGGAAGAGAGGATATTGAAGATCCTCGAAGGTGGAAAGAAACCGGCAGCGGTGGGGTTCATCGGCGGAAAAGCTTCTGGCGACAGGCCTCCCCTTTACCTTTGCAGGGAACTTGAGGAGACGGCAGCCGTAGCTGCTGCGCTGGCAAATGGCAAAGCCCCTTCGTCGGTCAGAGAAGAGCTTTTTAAGAGCTATGAGAGACTAAAGGAAAAGGCTGCGTCCATGAGGCGCAAGGGCTTCATCAGGGGGCTTTACTCGGGCGGCACCCTCTGTTACGAAGCGCAACTGATAGCCGCCAGTCTGATAGGGCCGGTTTACAGCAACGCTCCGCTTGAGCCCGAGATGAAGCTCGCCGATAGTCTCAAGAGCCGGGGTCATACGATGGTGGATTACGGAGAGGACGAATTCACCCAAGGCAGGCTTCACCCCATGATGGATAGCACCTTTAGGGCCGAGAGGCTCATGTTTGAATCCGAAGATCCAGATGTAGGGGTTATACTTTTCGATTGCGTCCTCGGCTATGGGTGCCATTCCAACCCAGCGGGCCAGATGGCGGAGGCGGTCGAGAAGGCGCGCAAAAAGAGGGGCGATCGCATAGCCTATGTGGCTTATGTCTGCGGTGTCGATGCCGATCCTCAAGACGCGGCAGGGCAGCGCAAAATACTTGAGGAAGCAGGCGTAACGGTTTGCGACAGCAATGCCGAAGCTGCGCGTCTGGCATGTTATATCGTGGGGTGA
- a CDS encoding cyclase family protein encodes MAKKIYDLSQKLGIDTQFWPFYPPFEAKYFKRKPEHGVNAQYIQTSNHIGTHLDAPHHFVTAGITVEKIPLEWLYGPGVIVDLRDALDDLDVYTPKMIEDRVEVREGDILVLNTGWHRFAPDGAEPDEERYILRHPGAHPDMVKWLLDKKIRLWCVDAVSTDHPMNLPIGRFLGKGTFGQCDKVRKICEQKFGGKEGVERLFPEDHYQLTHNALFRHNCIHAENLGGDDMDAPEIQNKRLTIGCFPWKFEGGEAAFCRMVAFLDR; translated from the coding sequence ATGGCGAAGAAGATCTACGACCTTTCCCAGAAGCTGGGCATCGACACGCAGTTTTGGCCTTTCTACCCGCCTTTTGAGGCCAAGTACTTCAAGAGGAAACCGGAGCACGGCGTAAATGCCCAGTATATCCAGACCTCTAACCATATAGGGACGCACCTCGATGCTCCTCATCATTTCGTCACCGCCGGCATCACGGTTGAAAAAATCCCCTTGGAGTGGCTCTATGGCCCTGGCGTCATCGTCGACCTGCGAGATGCCTTGGACGACTTGGATGTTTATACGCCCAAGATGATCGAAGATCGCGTTGAGGTCAGAGAAGGGGACATATTGGTGCTGAACACGGGTTGGCACAGGTTCGCTCCCGACGGAGCCGAGCCGGACGAGGAGCGCTACATTTTGAGACATCCTGGCGCACATCCTGATATGGTGAAGTGGCTGCTGGATAAGAAGATACGTCTATGGTGTGTAGATGCGGTATCCACCGATCACCCGATGAACCTGCCCATAGGAAGGTTCTTGGGCAAGGGTACGTTCGGCCAATGCGACAAGGTTCGCAAAATCTGCGAACAGAAGTTCGGCGGCAAAGAAGGTGTTGAGAGGCTGTTCCCTGAGGACCACTATCAGCTCACCCACAATGCCCTGTTCCGCCACAATTGCATCCACGCGGAAAACCTGGGCGGAGACGATATGGATGCGCCGGAGATCCAGAACAAGAGGCTAACCATCGGCTGCTTCCCGTGGAAGTTCGAGGGAGGGGAGGCTGCCTTTTGCAGGATGGTAGCGTTCTTGGACAGATAA
- a CDS encoding carbon-nitrogen hydrolase family protein, with amino-acid sequence MREFVVAGVQLAPVPGDVDANIEKALKALPKAIEVGAELVVFPETATTGFDTGLSKEELWDLVDFVPGKATEKIQEAAAEHRIYIVWPTYERGKDRGVVYNSAILIGRNGDIVGTYRKTHPFPGELVEFGGWTTPGDRADVFETDLCTLGMIICYDGDFPDLSTTLALKGAEIIVRPSALLRTYEHWWATSFARAYDNHVYVVAVNAVGGDGGGNYYFGHSMIIAPNGWKLAQGRCAEEVVYATLKEDALKYVYGGMTTLQSFDHLEDRNLKVYDVMKPGRSRFKPGRHVRGGA; translated from the coding sequence ATGAGAGAGTTTGTTGTGGCAGGCGTCCAGCTTGCTCCTGTGCCTGGAGATGTCGATGCGAACATAGAGAAGGCCTTGAAGGCTCTGCCCAAGGCCATTGAGGTGGGCGCCGAGCTGGTCGTTTTTCCCGAGACGGCGACCACAGGCTTCGATACGGGGCTTTCGAAGGAAGAACTGTGGGATTTGGTCGATTTCGTTCCCGGTAAAGCCACAGAGAAGATCCAGGAGGCCGCAGCCGAGCACCGCATTTATATCGTATGGCCCACTTATGAGCGCGGTAAAGATAGGGGTGTAGTCTACAACAGCGCCATCTTGATAGGTAGAAATGGCGACATCGTCGGCACTTATAGGAAGACCCACCCGTTCCCAGGGGAGTTGGTAGAGTTCGGGGGGTGGACCACGCCGGGCGATCGCGCTGATGTCTTCGAGACAGACCTTTGCACCTTGGGGATGATCATCTGCTACGACGGCGACTTCCCAGACCTTTCCACGACGCTGGCCCTGAAGGGTGCGGAAATCATAGTGCGGCCTTCGGCGTTACTCCGCACGTATGAGCATTGGTGGGCCACCAGCTTCGCCAGGGCATATGACAACCACGTTTACGTCGTTGCGGTGAACGCCGTGGGCGGCGATGGCGGCGGCAATTATTACTTCGGCCACAGCATGATCATAGCCCCGAACGGCTGGAAGCTCGCCCAGGGGCGGTGCGCCGAAGAGGTGGTCTACGCCACGTTGAAGGAAGACGCGTTGAAATATGTATACGGCGGCATGACGACTCTACAATCTTTCGATCACCTTGAGGATAGGAACTTGAAAGTATATGACGTGATGAAGCCGGGGAGGTCTCGATTTAAGCCCGGCCGCCACGTAAGGGGAGGTGCATGA
- a CDS encoding DUF1116 domain-containing protein — MIDLEKANQEALNRLLSAQPVLVDMGIAKDTIPGLNERTFLHAGPPIKWEDMSGPMRGAVIAGILFEGWAKTPEEAEKLASGGEVAFEPNHHHHAVGPMAGVITPSMPVFVVENKAFGNKSYTNINEGLGKVMRMGAYSEEVIERLRWIKRVMYPAMQAGIKHAAPDGGIDLKFIIAQALHMGDELHNRNKAATSLFVRMLAPHMIEAAPVVKDVADVVRFLDKSDIFFVNLAMAAAKASLEPAHGVEGSSMVTIMSRNGTEFGIKVSGLGDDWFTAPAAIPEVLLFPGFTKDDVNPDIGDSAIMETLGVGGFALAAAPAIVQFIGGSPQDGVNYTMEMYEITVGENNVYTIPYLNFRGTPTGIDILKVVETGTTPILDTGVACKRPGVGQVGAGIVRMPMEAFEKAAERFAEMYLG, encoded by the coding sequence TTGATCGATTTAGAAAAAGCTAACCAGGAAGCGCTGAACAGGCTGCTCAGCGCTCAGCCAGTTTTGGTGGATATGGGCATAGCCAAGGACACAATTCCTGGGCTCAATGAGAGGACCTTCCTGCACGCCGGTCCGCCCATCAAGTGGGAAGACATGTCTGGTCCCATGCGGGGAGCCGTCATCGCCGGCATACTCTTTGAGGGATGGGCCAAGACGCCCGAGGAAGCGGAAAAGCTTGCCTCTGGCGGTGAAGTCGCTTTTGAACCGAATCACCACCATCATGCCGTTGGGCCTATGGCCGGCGTTATAACACCGAGCATGCCGGTGTTCGTCGTGGAGAACAAGGCCTTCGGCAACAAGTCCTACACGAACATAAACGAGGGCTTGGGGAAAGTCATGCGCATGGGCGCCTACAGCGAGGAGGTCATAGAGCGCCTTCGCTGGATAAAGAGAGTGATGTATCCGGCGATGCAGGCCGGCATCAAGCATGCTGCGCCCGACGGAGGAATAGACCTGAAGTTTATCATCGCGCAAGCGTTGCACATGGGGGACGAGCTGCACAATCGCAACAAAGCTGCCACATCTCTGTTTGTGAGGATGCTCGCGCCGCACATGATAGAGGCTGCACCCGTCGTCAAAGATGTGGCGGATGTAGTACGCTTTTTGGACAAAAGCGACATCTTCTTCGTGAATTTGGCTATGGCTGCGGCCAAGGCGTCTCTCGAACCGGCTCACGGCGTTGAGGGTTCGAGCATGGTGACGATAATGTCACGGAACGGCACGGAATTCGGCATCAAGGTATCCGGCCTTGGAGACGACTGGTTCACCGCTCCGGCGGCTATTCCCGAGGTGCTCCTCTTCCCAGGGTTTACAAAAGATGACGTAAATCCGGACATAGGCGACAGCGCGATCATGGAGACGCTGGGCGTGGGAGGGTTCGCTCTGGCTGCTGCTCCGGCTATAGTGCAGTTTATAGGCGGCTCGCCCCAGGACGGCGTCAACTATACCATGGAGATGTACGAGATAACGGTAGGAGAGAACAACGTCTATACGATACCCTACCTCAATTTCCGTGGCACGCCCACGGGCATAGACATTCTCAAAGTGGTGGAGACCGGTACGACTCCCATCCTCGATACCGGAGTGGCTTGTAAGCGGCCGGGCGTCGGACAGGTTGGAGCCGGCATAGTGCGCATGCCGATGGAGGCGTTCGAGAAGGCGGCCGAACGCTTCGCGGAAATGTATCTGGGCTGA
- a CDS encoding cytosine permease — protein MVEEFNVVPKGYKENPDLMPIPPSQRHYGTRTFSFMMFSLSANIPLFFLGPMGKSLGLDIIQTGVGAFLGNLFAIILAWLIGVAGVKYGITYPVQLRESFGFKGAHVPLVLRGISGTVWFGIEIYAGSLALMMILLMALGVPSDELVMTAIRWIPIACALYVLSFILVMRHGLKGIGAVADWAGPILLLYFIWLVLFLATREEFSAKIPGIFESSAGYFSANFAIYLAAQTNWWATIALNVSDLSRGIKIGEPRALPIGLLTGIVGGMTLGSVLGHAAVTMTGVVLPQEIILRFAPGVIAILLGLFFSFLAPWTTDLTANSPPLIDLIMVEGKLSWKTSTILAGIIAFFIAPWWAVGSGPDFVNYITAWASNYGILLGPLAGIMIANFWVTRKGRYDLQRLYTYGPEGPWYANGWSKAAFASLVLTWVLCYIIAYPTGQIAYLAGVPFPGGVITYPAVVISFILYAFLAKAFGEDKVALFETASGAEPLA, from the coding sequence ATGGTGGAAGAGTTTAACGTAGTCCCTAAGGGTTACAAAGAAAACCCCGACCTGATGCCGATTCCGCCGAGCCAAAGGCATTACGGTACGCGCACCTTCTCTTTCATGATGTTCAGCTTGAGCGCAAATATACCGCTCTTCTTTCTTGGACCCATGGGGAAAAGCCTCGGACTGGATATCATCCAAACTGGCGTTGGAGCCTTTTTGGGCAATTTGTTTGCCATAATCCTCGCTTGGCTCATAGGCGTAGCTGGTGTCAAATACGGCATTACGTATCCCGTACAGCTCAGAGAGTCCTTTGGTTTTAAGGGCGCCCATGTGCCTCTGGTGTTGAGGGGAATTTCTGGCACCGTATGGTTCGGCATAGAGATATATGCCGGCTCTCTTGCTCTGATGATGATATTGCTGATGGCTTTAGGCGTTCCTTCCGACGAGCTTGTAATGACTGCTATCCGCTGGATACCCATAGCCTGTGCGCTGTACGTGCTGTCGTTTATATTGGTCATGAGGCATGGATTGAAGGGTATCGGAGCGGTGGCAGACTGGGCAGGCCCTATCTTGCTTCTGTATTTTATCTGGCTCGTCCTATTTTTGGCGACGAGGGAAGAGTTTTCCGCGAAAATTCCGGGGATCTTTGAAAGCAGCGCTGGCTACTTCAGCGCTAACTTCGCCATATACCTGGCAGCTCAGACCAATTGGTGGGCGACCATCGCACTCAACGTTTCCGATCTCTCAAGAGGAATAAAGATCGGGGAGCCGCGTGCCTTGCCGATAGGGCTATTGACAGGCATCGTTGGCGGCATGACGTTGGGCTCTGTGCTCGGCCATGCTGCGGTTACTATGACCGGCGTAGTGCTGCCGCAGGAGATCATTTTGAGGTTTGCGCCCGGCGTCATTGCAATTCTCCTGGGGCTTTTCTTCTCCTTCCTGGCGCCGTGGACTACCGACCTCACCGCAAATTCTCCGCCTCTCATCGACCTGATCATGGTCGAGGGCAAGCTCTCGTGGAAGACGTCTACGATTTTGGCGGGCATCATAGCGTTCTTTATCGCCCCGTGGTGGGCCGTAGGGAGCGGTCCCGATTTCGTCAACTATATCACCGCCTGGGCCTCTAATTACGGCATCCTCTTAGGTCCTTTGGCGGGCATCATGATTGCGAACTTCTGGGTGACTAGGAAAGGGCGCTATGATCTACAGAGGCTTTACACCTATGGGCCAGAAGGTCCTTGGTACGCCAACGGTTGGAGTAAAGCTGCCTTTGCGTCTCTCGTCCTTACTTGGGTGCTTTGTTACATCATAGCGTATCCCACCGGTCAGATTGCTTACCTTGCAGGCGTTCCGTTCCCTGGAGGGGTTATAACATATCCTGCTGTGGTGATTTCTTTTATCCTTTATGCGTTTTTGGCGAAGGCCTTTGGGGAAGACAAGGTAGCGCTCTTTGAAACTGCGTCCGGTGCTGAGCCGTTAGCCTAA
- a CDS encoding FAD binding domain-containing protein — translation MLAFELERPRSLQEAISILEKFGNRAMPKAGGTDLLMWMKDRLVTPEVVVDLSLIPDLAGVNFSKEGLRIGAMATCTEVLESAAVEDHFPALRDACLSHSDWLIRNRATVVGNVCSAVPSGDVMPALYCYDATIRIVGPRGERSIPINKFILGPRKKDMIAGEIVTHVFLPLPEGKSSGCYLKLGRRNALDLAQVGVACVAIDGKNGREYRLAYGAVAPTPVRAPMAEKALQGVKAPDDALLGKVSALAKEAVKPIADVRAGVEYRLAMVGELTKRAIDTCVERLKEE, via the coding sequence GTGTTAGCCTTTGAGTTGGAGCGACCACGGTCGCTCCAAGAGGCGATATCGATTCTGGAGAAATTTGGCAACCGTGCCATGCCCAAGGCCGGAGGCACAGATCTGCTCATGTGGATGAAAGACAGGCTTGTGACGCCGGAGGTGGTGGTGGACTTAAGTCTCATACCGGATTTGGCTGGCGTTAATTTCTCTAAAGAGGGATTGCGCATAGGCGCTATGGCTACCTGCACGGAGGTGTTGGAATCCGCTGCGGTCGAAGACCATTTTCCGGCCCTCCGCGATGCCTGCCTCTCGCATTCGGATTGGTTGATCCGCAATAGGGCTACCGTAGTTGGAAACGTCTGCTCGGCCGTGCCCTCTGGCGATGTGATGCCGGCTCTTTACTGCTACGATGCGACGATCCGCATAGTCGGGCCGAGGGGTGAAAGGTCTATCCCCATAAATAAATTCATCTTGGGACCTCGCAAGAAGGACATGATCGCCGGCGAGATTGTTACGCACGTCTTCCTCCCCCTCCCCGAGGGGAAGTCGTCCGGATGCTACCTAAAGCTCGGGAGGAGGAACGCCCTCGACCTTGCCCAGGTCGGAGTTGCCTGCGTTGCGATAGACGGTAAAAACGGCAGGGAGTATCGCCTGGCCTACGGCGCTGTGGCTCCTACGCCAGTGAGAGCGCCCATGGCCGAAAAGGCGCTCCAAGGCGTAAAAGCACCCGACGATGCCCTTCTTGGAAAAGTCTCTGCACTTGCCAAGGAGGCCGTGAAGCCTATAGCTGACGTCAGGGCGGGCGTGGAATACCGCTTGGCCATGGTGGGCGAGCTGACCAAGCGGGCTATCGATACTTGCGTCGAGCGCCTCAAGGAGGAATAG
- a CDS encoding (2Fe-2S)-binding protein, with protein sequence MIKREVHFTLNGRSVTYEVEPRTTLLRALRHHGVTSVKRGCEEGECGTCTVLLDGVPVKSCTVLALEVEGKSVLTAEGLVGKDGKLHPVQQAFVEEGGIQCGFCTPGMVLTTYALLKKNPNPSEDEIRLALAGNLCRCTGYTGIFRSVKRAAELLKGQA encoded by the coding sequence ATGATAAAGAGAGAGGTGCACTTTACCCTAAACGGGAGATCCGTGACGTATGAGGTGGAGCCCAGGACGACGCTCCTTCGGGCATTGAGGCATCATGGCGTAACGAGCGTGAAGAGGGGATGCGAGGAGGGCGAGTGCGGTACTTGCACAGTGCTCTTGGACGGCGTTCCCGTGAAGTCGTGCACGGTCTTGGCCCTTGAAGTAGAGGGCAAGAGCGTGCTGACCGCCGAGGGGCTTGTGGGCAAGGATGGAAAGCTCCACCCCGTGCAGCAGGCCTTTGTGGAGGAAGGCGGCATCCAATGCGGTTTTTGCACCCCAGGCATGGTGCTTACGACCTACGCGCTGCTTAAGAAAAATCCCAATCCGTCCGAAGACGAGATACGCCTCGCACTGGCTGGAAACCTCTGCAGGTGCACCGGTTATACCGGCATATTCAGGTCCGTCAAGCGCGCCGCTGAGTTGCTCAAGGGGCAGGCGTAG